The following coding sequences lie in one Arthrobacter sp. SLBN-122 genomic window:
- the nrdF gene encoding class 1b ribonucleoside-diphosphate reductase subunit beta, whose amino-acid sequence MTEKVKLLSHVEAINWNRIQDDKDVDVWNRLVNNFWLPEKVPLSNDVQSWNTLTPAEQQLTMRVFTGLTLLDTVQATVGAVSLIPDALTPHEEAVYTNIAFMESVHAKSYSSIFSTLASTKEIDEAFRWSTENENLQKKAQIVMDYYQGDDPLKRKVASTLLESFLFYSGFYLPMYWSSRAKLTNTADLIRLIIRDEAVHGYYIGYKFQRGLEAVSAERRQEIKDYTFELLFELYENEVQYTHDLYDGVGLAEDVKKFLHYNANKALMNLGYEAMFPASVTDVNPAILSALSPNADENHDFFSGSGSSYVIGKAVNTEDEDWDF is encoded by the coding sequence ATGACCGAGAAGGTCAAGCTGCTGAGCCACGTCGAGGCCATCAACTGGAACCGTATCCAGGACGACAAGGACGTGGACGTCTGGAACCGCCTGGTCAACAACTTCTGGCTGCCGGAGAAGGTGCCGCTGTCCAACGACGTCCAGTCATGGAACACGCTGACGCCCGCTGAGCAGCAGCTCACCATGCGCGTTTTCACCGGGCTGACCCTGCTGGACACTGTGCAGGCAACGGTTGGCGCTGTCAGCCTCATCCCTGATGCCCTGACTCCTCACGAGGAAGCCGTGTACACGAACATCGCGTTCATGGAGTCCGTGCACGCCAAGAGCTACTCCTCGATCTTCTCCACGCTGGCCTCCACCAAGGAGATCGACGAGGCCTTCCGCTGGTCCACCGAGAACGAGAACCTTCAGAAGAAGGCCCAGATCGTCATGGACTACTACCAGGGTGACGATCCCCTGAAGCGGAAGGTTGCTTCCACGCTGCTGGAGAGCTTCCTGTTCTACTCGGGCTTCTACCTGCCCATGTATTGGTCCTCCAGGGCCAAGCTGACGAACACGGCTGACCTGATCCGCCTGATCATCCGCGACGAGGCCGTGCACGGCTACTACATCGGCTACAAGTTCCAGCGTGGTCTGGAGGCTGTTTCCGCGGAGCGCCGCCAGGAGATCAAGGACTACACCTTCGAGCTGCTCTTCGAGCTGTACGAGAACGAGGTCCAGTACACGCACGACCTGTACGACGGCGTAGGCCTGGCTGAGGACGTCAAGAAGTTCCTGCACTACAACGCCAATAAGGCGCTGATGAACCTGGGCTACGAGGCGATGTTCCCGGCGTCCGTCACCGACGTGAACCCGGCCATCCTGTCGGCCCTGTCCCCGAACGCCGACGAGAACCACGACTTCTTCTCCGGATCCGGTTCCTCGTACGTAATCGGCAAGGCAGTCAACACGGAGGATGAGGACTGGGACTTCTAG
- the nrdE gene encoding class 1b ribonucleoside-diphosphate reductase subunit alpha, with protein MPAAYKGLGYHELNAMLNLYGPNGEIQFGADREAAHQYFLQHVNNNTVFFHDLEEKLEYLVKNDYYERETLDQYTMNFIRDLFNRAYKKKFRFETFLGAFKFYTSYTLKTFDGKRFLERYEDRVCMVALHLARGNEQLALQMVDEIIEGRFQPATPTFLNAGKKQRGELVSCFLLRIEDNMESIGRSINSALQLSKRGGGVAFALTNIREVGAPIKQIENQSSGVIPVMKLLEDSFSYANQLGARQGAGAVYLHAHHPDIYRFLDTKRENADEKIRIKTLSLGVVIPDITFELAKKDEDMYLFSPYDVERVYGMPFSDVSVTEKYYEMVDDSRIKKTKIKAREFFQTLAEIQFESGYPYIMFEDTVNRANPIDGKIIMSNLCSEILQVSQPTTYNDDLSYADTGKDISCNLGSLNIAKTMDSPDFGLTIETAIRSLSAVSDMSNITSVPSIAKGNDQSHAIGLGQMNLHGYLARERVHYGSEEGLDFTNIYFYSVVYHAVRASNMLAIETGQTFGGFEKSKYASGEFFDKYTEQEWVPQTEKVRELFKNVHIPTQADWLALKASVMEHGIYNQNLQAVPPTGSISYINNSTSSIHPVASKIEIRKEGKLGRVYYPAPYLTNDNLEYYQDAYEIGYEKVIDTYAAATQHVDQGLSLTLFFKDTATTRDINKAQIYAWKKGIKTIYYIRLRQLALEGTEVEGCVSCML; from the coding sequence ATGCCCGCCGCCTACAAGGGGCTGGGTTACCACGAGCTGAACGCCATGCTGAACCTCTATGGTCCCAACGGCGAAATCCAGTTCGGCGCCGACCGCGAGGCCGCCCACCAGTACTTCCTGCAGCACGTGAACAACAACACCGTGTTCTTCCATGACCTGGAAGAGAAGCTCGAATACCTGGTCAAGAATGACTACTACGAGCGCGAGACGCTGGACCAGTACACGATGAACTTCATCCGTGACCTGTTCAACCGCGCCTACAAGAAGAAGTTCCGCTTCGAGACCTTCCTGGGCGCCTTCAAGTTCTACACCTCGTACACCCTGAAGACGTTCGACGGCAAGCGCTTCCTGGAGCGCTACGAGGACCGCGTCTGCATGGTTGCCCTGCATCTGGCCCGCGGCAACGAGCAGCTTGCCCTGCAGATGGTGGACGAGATCATCGAGGGCCGCTTTCAGCCGGCCACCCCCACGTTCCTGAACGCGGGCAAGAAGCAGCGCGGCGAGCTGGTCTCCTGCTTCCTGCTCCGTATCGAGGACAACATGGAGTCGATCGGCCGCTCCATCAACTCCGCCCTGCAGCTGTCCAAGCGCGGCGGCGGCGTGGCCTTCGCGCTGACCAACATCCGAGAAGTGGGCGCGCCCATCAAGCAGATCGAGAACCAGTCCTCCGGCGTCATCCCCGTGATGAAGCTCCTCGAAGACAGCTTCTCCTACGCCAACCAGCTCGGTGCCCGCCAGGGTGCCGGCGCGGTGTACCTGCACGCGCACCACCCGGACATCTACCGGTTCCTGGACACCAAGCGGGAGAACGCGGACGAGAAGATCCGCATCAAGACCCTCTCCCTGGGCGTTGTCATCCCGGACATCACCTTCGAGCTGGCCAAGAAGGACGAGGACATGTACCTGTTCTCGCCCTATGACGTCGAACGCGTCTACGGCATGCCCTTCTCCGACGTCTCGGTCACCGAGAAGTACTACGAGATGGTGGACGATTCCCGGATCAAGAAGACCAAGATCAAGGCCCGCGAGTTCTTCCAGACCCTCGCCGAGATCCAGTTCGAATCCGGTTACCCGTACATCATGTTCGAGGACACCGTGAACCGGGCCAACCCGATCGACGGCAAGATCATCATGTCCAACCTGTGCTCCGAAATCCTCCAGGTCTCGCAGCCCACCACGTACAACGATGACCTCTCCTACGCCGACACCGGCAAGGACATCTCCTGCAACCTGGGTTCGCTGAACATTGCCAAGACCATGGACTCGCCGGACTTCGGCCTGACCATCGAGACGGCCATCCGCTCGCTCTCGGCTGTCTCGGACATGTCCAACATCACCTCGGTGCCGTCCATCGCCAAGGGTAACGACCAGAGCCATGCCATCGGCCTGGGCCAGATGAACCTGCATGGCTACCTGGCGCGTGAGCGCGTCCACTACGGCTCCGAAGAGGGCCTGGACTTCACCAACATCTACTTCTACTCGGTGGTGTACCACGCGGTCCGTGCCTCCAACATGCTGGCCATCGAGACCGGCCAAACGTTCGGCGGCTTTGAGAAGTCCAAGTACGCGTCGGGCGAGTTCTTCGACAAGTACACGGAGCAGGAGTGGGTGCCGCAGACCGAGAAGGTCCGCGAGCTGTTCAAGAACGTCCACATCCCCACGCAGGCTGACTGGCTGGCGCTGAAGGCTTCCGTCATGGAGCACGGCATCTACAACCAGAACCTGCAGGCCGTGCCGCCCACCGGCTCGATCTCCTACATCAACAACTCCACCTCCTCGATCCATCCGGTGGCGTCCAAGATCGAGATCCGCAAGGAAGGCAAGTTGGGCCGCGTGTACTACCCGGCGCCCTACCTGACCAACGACAACCTGGAGTACTACCAGGACGCGTACGAGATCGGCTACGAGAAGGTCATCGACACCTACGCCGCCGCCACCCAGCACGTGGACCAGGGCCTCTCCCTGACGCTGTTCTTCAAGGACACCGCCACCACGCGTGACATCAACAAGGCCCAGATCTACGCCTGGAAGAAGGGCATCAAGACCATCTACTACATCCGTCTCCGCCAGCTCGCGCTGGAAGGGACCGAGGTTGAGGGCTGCGTCAGCTGCATGCTCTAG
- the nrdI gene encoding class Ib ribonucleoside-diphosphate reductase assembly flavoprotein NrdI, with translation MEVSPPAGPRNEAAPVSTGSQLIYFSSSSENTSRFVAKLGREVARIPLYPKDAPLLATRPFVLVVPTYGGTGGEGSVPKQVIRFLNNPQNRKLLRGVIGAGNTNFGDNYCMAADIIAAKCQVPHLYRFELMGTPEDVTRVNQGLDTFWTRLSQTQK, from the coding sequence GTGGAGGTGTCCCCGCCGGCCGGACCCCGGAATGAGGCTGCACCGGTTTCCACCGGCAGCCAGCTCATCTACTTTTCCTCCTCATCCGAGAACACCAGCCGCTTCGTCGCGAAGCTTGGCCGCGAGGTGGCCCGGATCCCGCTCTATCCGAAGGACGCACCCCTCCTCGCCACCCGGCCGTTCGTGCTGGTGGTGCCCACATATGGTGGCACCGGGGGAGAGGGTTCGGTTCCCAAGCAGGTCATCCGGTTCCTCAACAACCCGCAGAACAGGAAACTGCTCCGCGGCGTGATTGGTGCCGGCAACACAAACTTCGGGGACAACTACTGCATGGCCGCGGACATCATCGCCGCCAAATGCCAGGTACCCCACCTCTATCGATTCGAACTTATGGGAACGCCGGAAGACGTTACCCGGGTCAACCAAGGATTGGACACGTTTTGGACACGACTGTCGCAGACACAGAAGTAA
- the nrdH gene encoding glutaredoxin-like protein NrdH: MTVTVYTKPACVQCNATYRALDKKGITYQSVDISQDAEALERLKALGYMQAPVVVTDQDHWSGFRPDKIEELALSAVSSVA, translated from the coding sequence ATGACCGTAACGGTTTACACGAAGCCTGCTTGTGTTCAGTGCAACGCCACCTACCGCGCGCTCGACAAGAAGGGCATCACCTACCAGAGCGTTGACATCTCCCAGGACGCCGAGGCACTCGAGCGCCTGAAGGCACTGGGCTACATGCAGGCGCCCGTTGTTGTCACCGACCAGGACCACTGGTCAGGCTTCCGCCCCGACAAGATCGAGGAACTGGCACTTTCCGCCGTTTCCTCCGTGGCCTAG
- a CDS encoding TspO/MBR family protein — protein sequence MKLKTLAWTTAATVATAAAGGVATDPQSSWYLGLRKPEWQPPAIAFPVVWTALYADLAVTSAVALDRAAELDRADDSPGPVRKDHRREVRAYQGALTANLVLNASWSWLFWRSRRPWLAAAEAALLAASSADLVRRTYRLNRTAGVSLAPYAAWCGFATALSTAIARLNRAKR from the coding sequence ATGAAACTGAAGACACTGGCATGGACGACGGCGGCGACGGTGGCCACTGCCGCGGCCGGCGGAGTTGCCACGGATCCGCAGAGCAGCTGGTACCTGGGGCTGCGCAAGCCGGAGTGGCAGCCGCCCGCCATCGCCTTCCCGGTGGTGTGGACAGCCTTGTATGCGGACCTTGCGGTGACGTCCGCGGTGGCGCTGGACCGGGCTGCTGAACTGGATAGGGCTGACGACAGTCCCGGCCCCGTCAGGAAGGACCACCGCCGGGAGGTGCGTGCCTACCAAGGTGCACTGACCGCAAACCTTGTCCTCAATGCATCGTGGAGCTGGCTCTTCTGGCGCTCCCGCAGGCCCTGGCTGGCAGCAGCCGAGGCCGCTCTCCTCGCAGCCAGCAGTGCCGACCTGGTACGCCGGACGTACCGGCTGAACCGAACGGCGGGCGTCTCGCTGGCCCCCTATGCAGCGTGGTGCGGCTTCGCCACTGCCTTGTCCACGGCAATCGCCAGGCTTAACCGGGCCAAACGGTAA
- a CDS encoding class I SAM-dependent methyltransferase — protein MTMTDDNGTTAGRLEEKAGGDPTRRVPEAWTATGVPAAPATIDPDLWPGVAQPPSGLKAELAGKAAGLLFKGAVKRLPLRVEYPDGSVLGTGGPDAPRMTMLRPDAFEARIGDNGLIGLGESFMAGDWEASDLAALLEVFAASVDTLIPMPLQKLRSLYLPRTPRQERNAEQNTRSNISRHYDLSNDLFLNFLDATMSYSSALFPDRAGQLSTVSWDFLAEAQQAKIDRLLDKAGVGEGTRLLEIGTGWGELALRAAVRGATVYSVTLSSEQQALAQERIEDAGYADRVTVALQDYRAVEGEYDAVVSVEMIEAVGYEYWPIYFQTIDRALAPGGKVAIQAITMPHGRMLATRNAYTWVHKYIFPGGFLPSVRAIEGVTQQHTTLRVRERMGMGDHYAATLRLWEERFLSRSREVGELGFDAVFQRMWLFYLCYSRAGFQSGYLDVQQIVLDRREAQL, from the coding sequence ATGACCATGACGGACGATAACGGCACCACCGCAGGCCGTCTGGAAGAGAAGGCCGGCGGCGATCCGACCCGACGCGTGCCCGAAGCCTGGACCGCAACCGGGGTACCGGCGGCGCCGGCCACCATCGATCCTGACCTGTGGCCCGGTGTGGCCCAGCCGCCGTCGGGCCTGAAGGCCGAGCTCGCCGGAAAGGCTGCTGGGCTGCTGTTCAAGGGCGCGGTCAAGCGGCTGCCGCTGCGCGTTGAATACCCGGACGGCTCCGTCCTGGGAACCGGCGGACCGGACGCCCCTAGGATGACCATGCTGCGCCCCGACGCCTTCGAGGCGCGGATCGGCGACAACGGCCTGATCGGCCTGGGCGAATCCTTCATGGCCGGCGACTGGGAAGCTTCGGACCTCGCCGCGCTGCTGGAAGTCTTCGCCGCCTCCGTGGACACGCTGATCCCCATGCCGCTGCAGAAACTGCGCTCGCTGTACCTGCCCCGGACCCCCCGCCAGGAACGCAACGCCGAACAAAACACTCGCAGCAACATCTCCCGGCACTACGACCTGTCCAACGATCTGTTTCTGAACTTCCTGGATGCCACCATGAGCTACTCCTCGGCACTGTTCCCGGACAGGGCGGGGCAGCTCTCCACCGTGTCCTGGGACTTCCTGGCCGAGGCCCAGCAGGCCAAGATCGACCGGTTGCTGGACAAGGCCGGGGTCGGTGAGGGGACGCGGCTGCTGGAGATCGGCACCGGCTGGGGCGAACTTGCGCTCCGTGCCGCTGTGCGAGGCGCCACCGTCTACAGCGTCACGCTGTCCAGCGAACAGCAGGCGCTGGCGCAGGAACGCATCGAGGATGCCGGATACGCGGACCGGGTAACGGTGGCCCTGCAGGACTACCGCGCCGTGGAAGGCGAGTACGACGCCGTGGTGTCGGTGGAAATGATCGAGGCCGTGGGCTATGAGTACTGGCCCATCTACTTCCAGACCATCGACCGGGCCCTGGCACCCGGCGGCAAGGTTGCCATCCAGGCCATCACCATGCCGCACGGGCGCATGCTGGCCACCCGCAACGCCTACACCTGGGTGCACAAGTACATCTTCCCCGGCGGATTCCTGCCGTCCGTCCGCGCCATCGAGGGCGTGACCCAGCAGCACACCACCCTGCGGGTGCGGGAGCGCATGGGAATGGGCGACCACTATGCCGCCACCCTGCGGCTCTGGGAGGAAAGGTTCCTGTCCCGGTCACGGGAAGTAGGGGAGCTCGGCTTCGACGCCGTCTTCCAGCGGATGTGGCTGTTCTACCTCTGCTACTCACGCGCCGGCTTCCAGTCCGGCTACCTGGACGTGCAGCAGATCGTGCTGGACCGCCGGGAGGCGCAGCTCTAG
- a CDS encoding DUF1365 domain-containing protein, translating into MTMDASIYRTSISHVRRSPLKNAFTYRSYSWFVDVDQLPRLPFLLRPLAVFRAADHLGDPDAGIRANVERYLRTQRMEPDGGPIHMLTSARVFGYVFNPLTLFWCYRSSGELQCVVAEVHNTYGERHCYLLRTDPSARASVPKAFYVSPFNDVDGEYRMKLPAPGDRLAVSIILEREGHRPFVATMDGRRRAATSRNILAAAFAAPAAPLLVSALIRVQGIKLWARRLPVVARPHHTSQEAVQ; encoded by the coding sequence ATGACCATGGACGCCTCGATCTACCGCACATCCATATCCCATGTGCGGCGCAGTCCCTTAAAGAATGCGTTCACCTACCGGAGCTACAGCTGGTTTGTGGACGTGGACCAGCTTCCGCGCCTGCCGTTCCTGCTCCGGCCGCTGGCGGTGTTCCGCGCCGCGGACCACCTGGGAGATCCCGACGCCGGCATCCGGGCCAACGTGGAGCGGTACCTGCGGACGCAACGAATGGAGCCCGACGGCGGTCCCATCCACATGCTCACCAGTGCCAGGGTCTTTGGCTACGTCTTCAACCCGCTCACCCTGTTCTGGTGCTACCGCTCCAGCGGGGAACTGCAGTGCGTGGTGGCCGAGGTCCACAATACCTACGGTGAGCGGCACTGCTACCTGCTGCGGACCGATCCCTCCGCGCGCGCCTCGGTGCCGAAGGCGTTCTACGTTTCACCCTTCAACGACGTCGACGGCGAGTACCGGATGAAGCTCCCGGCGCCGGGGGACCGGCTGGCCGTTTCCATCATCCTGGAGCGGGAGGGGCACCGGCCCTTCGTCGCCACCATGGACGGCCGGCGCCGGGCTGCCACCAGCCGCAACATCCTGGCAGCGGCTTTCGCGGCGCCTGCCGCGCCGCTGCTGGTATCCGCCCTGATCCGGGTACAGGGCATTAAACTCTGGGCAAGACGCCTGCCCGTCGTCGCCAGACCACACCACACCTCACAGGAGGCAGTTCAATGA
- a CDS encoding NAD(P)/FAD-dependent oxidoreductase, with the protein MSLDPAGSPGGRRRIAVIGSGVAGLTAAYVLNRQDDVTLFEADSRLGGHAHTHDMPQPDGSTMGVDTGFIVHNERTYPTLLRLFAELGVETQDSEMSMSIRCDGCGLEYAGARDGARGIIARPSSLLRGRYLLMLLEVTRFYRKARELLMTAPPSAVSDEAETPELTLGAFLEREKFSPYFISHFMTPVVSAVWSCDSTTALAYPARYLFTFLGHHGMLGIKDSPRWRTVTGGSARYVEKLAATLADVRLNTPVTAIRRLPDGVELATDSGLEDFDAVVIATHPAQALGFLADATPEEKEALGGMPYSVNHTVFHRDPAVLPAADNAKASWNYRLPTCDARPDKVLVSYDLTRLQRLSPADGKPYLVSLGESELIGDTAVLERMVYEHPQYTPESLQAQQAITELSNSRIAYAGAYLGWGFHEDGALSGLRAAEKLGRSWPVVRAEDSAESFGEGERELLAPEPA; encoded by the coding sequence TTGTCACTTGACCCAGCAGGAAGTCCAGGCGGCCGGCGCCGCATCGCCGTGATCGGCAGTGGCGTGGCCGGATTGACGGCGGCCTACGTCTTGAACCGGCAGGACGACGTCACCCTGTTTGAGGCGGATTCGAGACTGGGCGGCCATGCCCACACCCACGACATGCCCCAGCCCGATGGCAGCACCATGGGGGTGGACACCGGGTTCATCGTGCACAACGAACGGACCTATCCCACGCTGCTGCGGTTGTTCGCCGAGCTTGGCGTCGAAACCCAGGACTCGGAGATGAGCATGTCCATCCGCTGCGACGGCTGCGGGCTGGAATACGCGGGGGCGCGGGACGGCGCCCGCGGCATCATCGCCAGGCCCTCCAGCCTGTTGCGCGGACGCTATCTGCTGATGCTGCTGGAGGTCACCCGCTTTTACCGGAAGGCGCGGGAACTGCTCATGACCGCGCCGCCGTCGGCTGTCAGCGACGAAGCGGAGACGCCGGAACTGACGCTTGGCGCATTCCTGGAACGGGAGAAGTTCAGCCCCTACTTCATCTCCCACTTCATGACCCCCGTGGTCAGCGCAGTCTGGTCCTGCGATTCCACCACCGCCCTGGCCTATCCCGCGCGGTACCTCTTCACGTTCCTGGGTCACCACGGCATGCTGGGCATTAAGGACTCGCCGCGGTGGCGCACCGTCACCGGCGGCTCAGCCCGGTACGTCGAAAAGCTCGCTGCGACGCTGGCCGACGTCCGGCTCAACACACCCGTCACCGCCATCCGGCGCCTGCCGGACGGCGTGGAGCTCGCAACGGACAGCGGGCTGGAAGACTTTGACGCCGTCGTCATTGCCACCCATCCTGCGCAGGCGCTCGGGTTCCTGGCCGACGCAACCCCCGAGGAGAAGGAGGCGCTGGGCGGGATGCCGTACTCGGTTAACCACACGGTGTTCCACCGGGACCCTGCAGTCCTGCCGGCCGCGGACAACGCCAAGGCGTCCTGGAACTACCGGCTCCCAACCTGCGACGCCCGCCCGGACAAGGTCCTGGTGAGCTACGACCTGACCCGGCTGCAGCGGCTGAGCCCCGCGGACGGCAAGCCCTACCTGGTGAGCCTGGGGGAGTCGGAGCTGATTGGCGACACTGCAGTGCTGGAGCGCATGGTCTACGAACACCCGCAGTACACGCCGGAATCTCTACAGGCCCAGCAGGCCATCACGGAGCTGAGCAACAGCAGGATCGCCTATGCAGGGGCATACCTTGGCTGGGGATTCCACGAGGACGGCGCCCTTTCCGGCCTGCGCGCCGCCGAGAAACTTGGCCGCAGCTGGCCTGTGGTCCGCGCGGAGGACTCCGCGGAGTCCTTCGGCGAGGGGGAGCGGGAACTGCTCGCCCCGGAACCCGCATGA
- a CDS encoding LysR family transcriptional regulator, producing the protein MVNPVHLKTLLEVTRLGSFAAAAATLGYTASAVSQQMSALERETGVTLFQRSARAVIPTEAAVVMTRHAAKVLTDIEALMAAASRTQDSESQELRLGIFPSLATYVLPRILKNPAWKKLGIDLRVSVAEPGQTIQGLRTGGDLDLAVVFQVGQTGFAWPNTINRQWIGDDDFRVVLPAGWGFRADAKVAADHLSEMPWIMHHPGTSDAMVIERLFAGCNLHPRVVAHSDDFHASLEMAAAGLGAALVPELALRNKPAGVVVLDVPEIRLARNVFALLINDRKTARVQLFVDLLAETLAGMRTAVN; encoded by the coding sequence GTGGTAAATCCAGTGCACCTGAAGACCCTCCTTGAAGTCACGCGGCTGGGCTCGTTCGCTGCAGCAGCGGCAACCCTCGGCTACACGGCCTCGGCCGTGTCCCAGCAGATGTCGGCTTTGGAGCGGGAAACGGGCGTAACCCTCTTCCAGCGTTCGGCGCGCGCCGTGATTCCCACGGAAGCCGCCGTCGTCATGACCCGGCACGCTGCCAAGGTGCTCACGGACATCGAGGCACTGATGGCCGCCGCCTCAAGGACGCAGGATTCGGAAAGCCAGGAACTGCGGCTGGGGATCTTTCCCAGCCTGGCCACGTACGTCCTGCCGCGGATCCTGAAGAACCCGGCGTGGAAGAAACTTGGAATCGACCTGCGGGTGTCCGTGGCTGAACCCGGCCAAACCATTCAAGGACTCCGCACCGGCGGCGACCTGGACCTCGCCGTCGTGTTCCAGGTGGGCCAGACCGGTTTCGCCTGGCCCAACACCATCAACCGGCAATGGATTGGTGACGACGACTTCCGGGTGGTGCTGCCTGCCGGCTGGGGTTTCCGGGCCGACGCGAAGGTGGCCGCTGACCATCTCTCGGAGATGCCGTGGATAATGCACCACCCCGGCACCAGCGACGCCATGGTGATCGAGCGGCTGTTCGCGGGCTGCAACCTGCACCCAAGGGTGGTGGCGCACAGCGATGATTTCCATGCCAGCCTGGAGATGGCCGCAGCAGGCCTGGGGGCCGCCCTGGTTCCGGAGCTCGCGTTACGGAACAAACCGGCCGGCGTGGTGGTGCTGGACGTCCCTGAGATCCGGTTGGCGCGGAACGTGTTCGCACTGCTGATCAATGACCGGAAGACGGCGCGGGTGCAGCTTTTCGTTGACCTCCTGGCCGAAACCCTCGCCGGGATGCGCACCGCGGTCAATTAG
- a CDS encoding DUF2004 domain-containing protein, which produces MNKVASQHFGEIELNHGMDHLFAAKHELRGHPLELDLNITGHDNFDEAALRKVEYRLRFLPELVDEVREMIAEELEQEGTSPQEYLHFHCNALKDEHLHKVFGVQDRKQLTNEVFLKALKLGHVAIYPGQPERYFVMDFTLGEHFTDEVLVASADQDGVVDDEIVWES; this is translated from the coding sequence ATGAACAAGGTAGCGAGCCAGCACTTTGGGGAGATCGAGCTCAACCACGGCATGGATCATCTCTTTGCCGCCAAGCATGAGCTGCGAGGCCACCCGCTGGAACTCGACCTGAACATCACCGGCCACGACAACTTCGACGAAGCCGCGCTGCGCAAGGTCGAGTACCGGCTGCGCTTCCTGCCGGAACTGGTGGACGAGGTCCGCGAAATGATCGCCGAGGAACTTGAGCAGGAAGGCACCAGCCCCCAGGAGTACCTGCACTTCCACTGCAACGCGCTCAAGGACGAGCACCTGCACAAGGTGTTCGGCGTCCAGGACCGCAAACAGCTCACCAACGAGGTGTTCCTCAAGGCCCTCAAACTCGGCCACGTGGCCATCTACCCCGGCCAGCCCGAACGCTACTTCGTCATGGATTTCACCCTGGGCGAGCACTTCACGGATGAGGTCCTGGTGGCCTCCGCCGACCAGGACGGCGTGGTGGACGACGAGATCGTCTGGGAGTCCTGA